A genomic stretch from Hemibagrus wyckioides isolate EC202008001 linkage group LG20, SWU_Hwy_1.0, whole genome shotgun sequence includes:
- the LOC131370635 gene encoding homer protein homolog 3-like isoform X1, whose amino-acid sequence MGEQPIFSTQAHMFQIEPATKCNWIPASKHAVTVSFFYDANRHAYRIISVGGTKAIINSTITPNMTFIPEVGGSGNLTICPKLTLYINIILCNSHQCAIFLLHFSERFKEVKIAARLAREKSQDKMQLLCSICSKTYMT is encoded by the exons ATGgg GGAGCAACCCATTTTCAGTACCCAAGCGCACATGTTCCAGATCGAACCAGCTACTAAGTGCAACTGGATCCCAGCCAGCAAGCATGCAGTTACCGTCTCTTTCTTCTACGATGCCAATCGGCATGCCTACCGCATCATCAGTGTGGGAGGCACCAAG gcTATCATCAacagcaccatcacacccaACATGACATTCATCCCAGAAGTCGGTGGCAGTGGCAATTTGACAATTTGTCCAAAGCTAACTctatacattaatataatactATGTAATTCACATCAGTGtgctatttttttattacacttttCTGAGCGCTTTAAGGAGGTCAAAATAGCTGCTCGGCTAGCTAGAGAGAAATCGCAAGACAAGATGCAATTACTCTGTAGTATATGTTCGAAGACTTATATGACTTAA
- the LOC131370635 gene encoding uncharacterized protein LOC131370635 isoform X2: protein MGEQPIFSTQAHMFQIEPATKCNWIPASKHAVTVSFFYDANRHAYRIISVGGTKIDGSLKTWRKLTQTQAEDTKLHTDGNLRSGLNSEAVVCHQDALSAFTEINIQLRTASWLEMGHL, encoded by the exons ATGgg GGAGCAACCCATTTTCAGTACCCAAGCGCACATGTTCCAGATCGAACCAGCTACTAAGTGCAACTGGATCCCAGCCAGCAAGCATGCAGTTACCGTCTCTTTCTTCTACGATGCCAATCGGCATGCCTACCGCATCATCAGTGTGGGAGGCACCAAG ATAGATGGATCTCTGAAAACCTGGAGGAAGCTTACACAGACACAGGCGGAAGATACGAAGCTCCACACAGACGGTAACCTGAGGTCAGGATTGAACAGTGAGGCAGTAGTATGCCATCAGGATGCCCTGAGTGCATTCACAGAGATAAATATCCAGTTACGTACTGCTTCATGGTTGGAAATGGGTCATTTATGA